The sequence GCCCGAACGGTGTCGGCAAGACCACCCTGTTCAAGACCATCGTCGGGCTGGAGCAGCCGACCGGCGGCGAGGTCAGGGTCGGCCCCACCGTCTCGCTGTCCTACGTCGACCAGGCCCGGCAGGGCCTCGACGGCGACAAGACCGTCTGGGAGGTCGTCTCCGACGGGCTGGACCACCTGATGGTGGGCAAGGTCGAGATGCCGTCGCGGGCGTACATCGCCGCGTTCGGCTTCAAGGGGCCGGACCAGCAGAAGCCCACCAAGGTGCTCTCCGGCGGCGAGCGCAACCGGCTCAACCTGGCGCTGACCCTGAAGATCGGCGGCAACGTCATCCTGCTCGACGAGCCGACCAACGACCTGGACGTGGAGACGCTCTCCAGCCTGGAGAACGCGCTGCTGGAGTTCCCCGGCTGCGCCGTGGTCATCTCCCACGACCGGATGTTCCTGGACCGGGTCGCCACGCACATCCTCGCCTGGGAGGGCGACGACGAGAACCCGTCCAAGTGGTTCTGGTTCGAGGGCAACTTCGACGCGTACGAGAAGAACAAGGTCGACCGGCTCGGCGCCGAGGCGGCCCGCCCGCACCGGGTGACCTACCGCAAGCTCACCCGTGACTGAGCGGGTGCTGACCGTTGGCTGACCGGTTCGTCTACCACTGCACGCTGCGCTGGTCCGACCTGGACGCGTACGGGCACGTCAACAACTCGCGTTTCCTCACCCTCTACGAGGAGGCGCGGGTGGCGTTGATGTTCGCGGGCGGCCGGGCGTGGGGGGTGGGCTCGTTCGCCGACGGAGTCGTCATCCGCCGGCACGAGGTCGACTACCTGCGCCCGGTCGACTACGCGCTGGGTCGGGCCACCGCGGAGGCCGCCCCGACCGTCCGGATCGAACTATGGGTGGAGGAGATCCGGGCCTCCCGGTTCACCGTCGCCTACGAGCTGTACGACGGCGACGTGCTGGCCAGCACCGCCCGGTCGGTGCTGGTGCCGTTCGACCTGGTGGCCAAGCGGCCCCGCCGGATCACCGAGGACGAGCGGACCTTCCTGCTGGCGTACGCGCCCGCGGGCGGGGCGGCGTGAATGGCGCGCCCGTCGTGACGCCGGGGCACGGGCTGGCCGGGGTTGCCGACGCGGGGGCCTTCCTGGCCCGGCTGGTCCGCCTCGACCCGGCCACCGTCGTGCGGCTCCGCCCGGTCGACGGGGCCGGGCGTACGGCGCTCTGGGCCCGGCTGCCCTGGGACGTGCTGGTGGTCCGCACGGTGGCCGGCACCGCCCCGGGTGACGTCACGGTCGCCGCCGCCGACCTGCTGGCCGAGCTGGAGTCCGCCGGCGGGGCGCTGCCGGGCCGGCGGGACGACCGGTGGCGCTGGCCACTGCCGCCCGCGGCGAGCCGCCGGGTGGAGGCGTTGCCCGCCGGCGAGCTGCGGCGGATCGCCGAGGCGGCGGCGGGCACCCTGCGGACCGCGGCTACCGAGGGCGTGGGCGGCCGGGCGGTGGGTCAGCGGGTGCTGCGCGACGCGCTGCTCGACCACGTGGCGGTGGTCATCACCCCGGACGAGCCGCCGGGCGAGCCGGTCGAGGTGACCCAGCGCCTGGTCCAGGGCGTGGTCCGGATGGGGTTCCTCGGGCCCGCCGACGCCCCGGGCGAGGTCCAGGTACGCGTTGCGGGTCGCTGGATCGGCCTGGTGGGACCGTACGGAGCGGCATGGTCGCGCAAGGTCTCGGAGTTGGCGATCCGGCCGGTGAAGGATCAACCGAACGGATGACCCGTGGTCATTCTTCTGGCCTGGGGCTGTCGTTGGGGGGGTGCTTCAACCCGGCTGTCCGGGTACCGTCCATCCTCGGATCCAACGCAACGTAGGCGTCCGGATCCGCTGGGGAGTGAGGTGCGCGAGCGATGCCGTGGTGGTCATGGCGCCCTGGTCCCGCCGCTGGCGGCGGCGACCCGGAAACTCGAACCGGGATCACAGTGGACAGCACCGTCCGGGTTGGACCACCGTCCCCCCGGCAGCCGGGGGACGACTGCAAGGCCGCCGACCGGCCGGTGATCGCGGACATGCCGGTCAGTGTGGAGCGGGTCACCCTCCGCCGGGTCTGTGCGGCCCTCGACCTGCTCGACGTGCGGTACCTGGCCGACGGCGACGGGAACCTGCTGGCCATGTGGGAGCGGCACGCGGTGCTGGTCACGCTGGAGGGCCCGGAGGACGAGATCCTGGTGATGCGGGCCCGTCCGCACGCGACGGTCCCGCCGGACTGGGCGGACCGGGCCTACCGGGTGGTCAACGAGTGGAACCACACCCGGCGGTTCTGCAAGGCGTACATCGGCGACCCCACCGAGCGGGGCCAGCTGCCGATCTACGCCGAGCTGCAGGTGCCGCTGGGCGCGGGCACCCACGACGCGCTCCTGGTCGAGATGCTCGACTGCGGGGCGGCCGTGGCGACCACCTTCGTGGACTGGCTG comes from Micromonospora purpureochromogenes and encodes:
- a CDS encoding acyl-CoA thioesterase codes for the protein MADRFVYHCTLRWSDLDAYGHVNNSRFLTLYEEARVALMFAGGRAWGVGSFADGVVIRRHEVDYLRPVDYALGRATAEAAPTVRIELWVEEIRASRFTVAYELYDGDVLASTARSVLVPFDLVAKRPRRITEDERTFLLAYAPAGGAA
- a CDS encoding type III secretion system chaperone family protein; the encoded protein is MPWWSWRPGPAAGGGDPETRTGITVDSTVRVGPPSPRQPGDDCKAADRPVIADMPVSVERVTLRRVCAALDLLDVRYLADGDGNLLAMWERHAVLVTLEGPEDEILVMRARPHATVPPDWADRAYRVVNEWNHTRRFCKAYIGDPTERGQLPIYAELQVPLGAGTHDALLVEMLDCGAAVATTFVDWLHDEGALL